In a genomic window of Sutcliffiella sp. FSL R7-0096:
- a CDS encoding thioredoxin family protein, whose protein sequence is MKTEEQFFLEGKSIQTYMDEMSTLKEESFTVYEKFRLPADGLVEKLQHQSLHFLTITEDWCGDAMMINPVIRKLAEAADIDVRVALRDADTSLIDRHLTNGGRAIPMILILSEQGELLGKWGPRAPEVQQIVDELRAALPPKEDPTFAEKQKELIATLRERYVADGTLWTYVYESIKATLLNVLEKR, encoded by the coding sequence ATGAAAACCGAAGAACAATTTTTCTTAGAAGGAAAATCCATACAGACATATATGGATGAAATGAGTACATTGAAAGAAGAAAGCTTCACAGTCTATGAAAAATTCCGATTGCCTGCCGACGGATTGGTAGAAAAGTTGCAACATCAGTCCCTGCACTTTCTGACGATAACAGAAGATTGGTGCGGCGACGCGATGATGATCAACCCAGTCATTCGCAAGTTGGCCGAGGCTGCAGATATTGATGTTCGAGTAGCTTTAAGGGATGCAGACACAAGCCTGATTGACCGCCATTTGACAAATGGGGGCCGTGCGATTCCAATGATTTTAATTTTGAGCGAACAAGGCGAACTTTTAGGCAAATGGGGACCGCGAGCACCTGAAGTGCAACAAATCGTGGATGAACTCCGCGCGGCGCTGCCACCTAAAGAAGATCCTACTTTTGCAGAAAAACAGAAGGAACTCATTGCTACATTAAGGGAGAGATATGTAGCGGATGGAACTCTATGGACATATGTCTATGAGAGTATTAAAGCCACATTGTTGAACGTTTTGGAAAAGAGATAG
- a CDS encoding sigma-70 family RNA polymerase sigma factor: protein MEQQDDLYFVEQVLAGNKQAFAFIINRYKNRLYGMVLRMVENPEDAKDLVQECFIKVYGQLDKYDRKGTFASWLYRVSVNHCMDTFRKKKLETVEYLDETGGGTLTPEVVYLQKEKYRQLENLLATLKKEDRLIVLLKYTNDLSYEEIGEVLNIPVHTVANRIHRAKNRLRENMKREEGGYFHEMFRI, encoded by the coding sequence TTGGAACAGCAGGATGATCTTTATTTTGTGGAGCAGGTGCTTGCGGGGAATAAGCAGGCGTTCGCGTTTATTATAAATCGATATAAGAACAGGCTTTATGGGATGGTCCTCCGGATGGTGGAGAATCCGGAGGACGCCAAGGACCTTGTACAGGAGTGCTTTATCAAGGTGTATGGGCAGCTTGATAAATATGACCGAAAGGGGACCTTTGCAAGCTGGTTGTACCGGGTTTCGGTCAATCATTGCATGGATACATTTCGAAAAAAGAAACTAGAAACGGTGGAATATTTGGACGAAACTGGTGGCGGGACCCTCACCCCGGAAGTCGTTTATCTTCAAAAAGAAAAATACAGGCAGTTGGAAAACCTATTGGCAACGCTAAAAAAAGAAGATCGCCTCATTGTCCTTCTGAAATATACGAACGACTTGAGTTATGAGGAGATTGGAGAAGTGCTGAACATACCCGTACACACGGTAGCCAACAGAATCCACCGGGCAAAAAATCGATTGAGGGAAAACATGAAACGAGAGGAAGGGGGCTATTTTCATGAAATGTTTCGAATTTGA
- the rarD gene encoding EamA family transporter RarD: MNHTAENREFGLGVICAGLSYILWGILPLFWKLVDGVPAGEILAHRIVWSLVFMLLILAALRKIPSFTLELKGLLKNRKRLIGISLASIFISINWGLYIWAVNADRVIEASLGYYINPLVSILLAVIVLKEKLSGLQTLSIILAGAGVLVLTFSFGTFPWVAIMLALSFAFYGLIKKMVQVGALVGLAIETLLITPFALLFLSYVHGVSSGGGAFGGEVAVTLLLLLSGVVTAVPLLLFASGAKRIPLSMVGLLQYFAPTIKLIMGVYLFHEPFTDAHLVAFMCIWVALGIYTYTLMRGWRLKRAVAVGKGV; encoded by the coding sequence ATGAATCATACAGCAGAAAACAGGGAGTTTGGATTAGGAGTTATCTGTGCGGGTTTGTCCTACATACTTTGGGGGATTCTTCCTCTATTTTGGAAGCTGGTGGACGGTGTCCCGGCCGGTGAGATCCTTGCGCATCGGATTGTGTGGTCGCTAGTGTTCATGTTGCTTATTTTGGCAGCGTTGCGTAAAATCCCTTCCTTTACATTGGAGCTCAAGGGTCTCTTGAAGAACCGGAAAAGGTTGATTGGAATAAGCCTTGCCTCCATATTCATCAGCATTAACTGGGGTCTCTACATTTGGGCGGTGAATGCCGACCGCGTTATCGAAGCGAGCCTCGGCTACTACATCAACCCGTTGGTAAGCATCTTACTTGCCGTCATTGTGTTAAAAGAAAAGCTGTCTGGATTGCAGACATTGTCTATCATTCTAGCGGGTGCGGGAGTGCTCGTGCTGACATTCAGCTTTGGAACTTTTCCGTGGGTCGCGATCATGCTTGCATTGAGTTTTGCTTTTTATGGGTTGATCAAGAAGATGGTTCAGGTGGGAGCGTTGGTCGGGCTTGCGATAGAAACGCTTCTAATTACACCGTTTGCGTTGTTGTTTTTAAGTTATGTGCATGGCGTGAGTAGCGGTGGTGGAGCGTTCGGAGGAGAGGTAGCGGTGACGTTGCTTCTGTTGCTGTCCGGTGTGGTCACGGCCGTCCCGTTGCTTTTATTTGCGAGCGGCGCGAAGAGGATTCCGCTTTCCATGGTCGGCCTCTTGCAGTATTTTGCCCCGACAATCAAGCTGATCATGGGTGTGTATTTGTTCCATGAGCCGTTTACGGACGCGCACCTTGTAGCGTTTATGTGTATTTGGGTGGCGCTTGGGATTTATACGTATACGTTGATGAGAGGTTGGCGGTTGAAGCGAGCAGTGGCGGTTGGTAAGGGGGTTTGA
- a CDS encoding nucleotidyltransferase domain-containing protein → MNFMRKGYGLDENGFIVRDVGLEKITTDFQKCVQETIETLHLQLPNLLHSVYVYGSVARGDAKKGKSDLDILAIFNRDLHNNEQQRVKQLGESLSQKYHALVRDVGIAKTTLDYCMNPNNYHEQAFLCELCVCVDGEDLRGQFGPYKLTEDIAISFNGDIAEVSERYFKKLKGATDAEFHVTTQGFARKLIRTFYSMVMARSQIWSTKLEEQADIFLQYFPEKKDVVQTFQQWINDAPQGKLKALSILEKESKWAVDHFTKEAKKRD, encoded by the coding sequence ATGAACTTTATGCGTAAAGGATATGGACTGGATGAGAATGGATTTATTGTCCGCGATGTGGGATTGGAAAAAATAACAACCGATTTTCAAAAATGTGTCCAAGAAACAATAGAAACCCTTCATCTACAGCTTCCTAACCTGCTACATAGTGTTTATGTGTACGGAAGTGTAGCCAGGGGGGATGCGAAAAAGGGTAAGTCAGATCTGGACATACTGGCTATATTCAACCGAGACCTGCATAATAACGAACAACAAAGAGTGAAGCAGCTAGGAGAGAGTTTGTCCCAGAAGTATCACGCGCTGGTCCGCGATGTAGGCATTGCGAAAACCACTCTGGATTATTGTATGAATCCGAATAACTATCACGAACAGGCATTCCTATGTGAACTTTGTGTTTGTGTAGATGGAGAGGACCTTCGCGGACAGTTCGGACCTTATAAGCTGACAGAGGACATAGCGATAAGTTTTAATGGAGATATAGCTGAAGTTTCTGAGCGATATTTTAAAAAGCTAAAAGGAGCAACTGACGCTGAATTCCACGTAACGACACAAGGCTTCGCCAGAAAACTGATTAGAACCTTCTACTCTATGGTCATGGCCCGCTCGCAGATATGGTCGACAAAGCTTGAGGAACAAGCTGATATCTTCCTTCAATATTTTCCTGAAAAGAAAGATGTGGTACAGACATTTCAGCAATGGATTAATGATGCGCCTCAAGGTAAGCTTAAAGCATTATCGATATTGGAAAAGGAAAGTAAATGGGCAGTTGACCATTTTACAAAGGAAGCAAAGAAAAGAGATTGA
- a CDS encoding zf-HC2 domain-containing protein, with translation MKCFEFDQLAAYVDEVLSQDEKKHVEKHLEFCPSCREVVSALQKEDAFLQEAIQSPVLPAGFDGEVLSKLEPYQARKKKRNWPYQLLTAASIVLALGVGAAFYSGTKECDGGNASLPVFEEEKEALFSVKDEGVLLEVTDISASPLKIEVFYRLKPEEWVLEDYLKKHNVEHIIQVHDEYERMPPNAQIVDANGQELPFREVAWGGNDRFQNSIVIKPGEMENLPDSFKMQFQFEELFLQEGAWKLEIPIDIREGKAKTSKNPISFDYLGAGFTSTFQDWETSTNAHILTLTSEYLPEEKERIQNLLNAREEGTEEYSMIMPELKIVSGDREQSLIPDGISSFSNMGQSFTTEFEFTNRVNGRDGQEELSLEEELKLVVQGFRIHEPENTQFELTDQSENVQVNNWIIDSVTTEPETENAKLVTITGRTSIENVENFTVEVKGDNKIFSTAITSNRVTSEGTFVFQTTMPNNTEIYNIDIQSITKWFPLEKEVPLKR, from the coding sequence ATGAAATGTTTCGAATTTGATCAGCTGGCTGCTTATGTGGATGAAGTACTGTCACAGGATGAAAAGAAGCATGTTGAAAAACACTTGGAGTTCTGCCCATCCTGTCGCGAAGTGGTGAGCGCACTACAAAAAGAGGATGCCTTCCTCCAAGAAGCGATTCAATCCCCGGTACTACCCGCTGGATTTGACGGTGAAGTGTTAAGCAAGCTCGAGCCGTATCAGGCGAGAAAGAAAAAGCGCAACTGGCCGTATCAGTTGTTAACTGCTGCAAGCATTGTCCTGGCATTAGGAGTTGGAGCAGCCTTCTATAGTGGTACAAAAGAATGTGATGGGGGCAATGCTAGCCTACCAGTATTTGAAGAAGAAAAAGAAGCATTGTTTTCAGTGAAGGACGAAGGTGTCTTGCTGGAAGTCACCGATATAAGTGCAAGCCCTCTGAAAATAGAAGTTTTTTACCGATTAAAGCCGGAAGAATGGGTGTTAGAGGATTACTTAAAGAAACATAATGTGGAACACATAATTCAAGTTCATGATGAGTACGAAAGGATGCCACCGAATGCGCAAATCGTTGACGCAAACGGACAGGAGTTACCCTTCAGAGAGGTAGCATGGGGAGGCAATGACAGATTCCAGAATTCCATCGTGATAAAGCCAGGGGAAATGGAGAACTTGCCTGATTCCTTCAAGATGCAGTTTCAATTTGAGGAACTGTTTTTACAGGAGGGGGCTTGGAAGCTGGAGATACCAATTGATATCAGGGAAGGAAAGGCAAAAACTAGCAAAAATCCCATTAGTTTTGATTATCTTGGAGCTGGTTTTACTAGTACTTTTCAAGATTGGGAAACCTCTACGAATGCCCATATACTGACACTTACATCAGAGTATTTGCCTGAGGAGAAAGAGCGGATCCAAAATTTATTAAATGCGCGTGAAGAAGGTACAGAAGAATATTCCATGATTATGCCGGAACTCAAGATTGTCTCAGGAGATCGAGAACAAAGTCTCATCCCAGATGGCATAAGCTCTTTTTCAAACATGGGGCAATCTTTCACCACAGAATTTGAATTCACTAATAGGGTAAACGGAAGGGATGGCCAAGAGGAACTCTCTCTAGAGGAAGAATTAAAACTTGTGGTCCAAGGCTTCCGAATACACGAGCCTGAAAACACACAATTTGAACTAACAGATCAATCCGAGAATGTTCAAGTGAATAACTGGATCATTGATTCTGTCACAACCGAGCCTGAAACGGAAAACGCTAAATTGGTAACAATAACAGGAAGGACATCAATAGAAAATGTGGAAAATTTCACCGTGGAAGTGAAAGGTGATAATAAAATTTTCAGTACAGCAATCACTAGTAACCGTGTTACATCAGAAGGTACATTTGTCTTTCAAACCACTATGCCAAATAACACCGAAATCTATAACATAGACATACAGAGTATTACTAAGTGGTTTCCATTGGAAAAAGAAGTGCCCTTGAAAAGATAA
- a CDS encoding DUF6792 domain-containing protein — MTKDNLSLYSSESFKIGHPSGMDGLAIHIQVPERNIDQVFYIFRGTHDGKDIYYNTTGIAAATNTSQLIHAEEFFKQVSSEIEKKGSNPLIFGDGHSLGGHIVVNLALKVNTNYKHQQFVNVRGLNDAPLNVYAMYQFDEVFERHLRNRLGIARPSKLPEKDLIQYTKEYYNEPAQIIEHVRVKGEPLYAQDFRGKLYIGSQIHYLGDLDTEEFTNVAQYPFSHLTWMPFFKLQELRYNAGVSSFIEGFGNFDRKIGMEKAKEMYESPLGRFILGVNIAKEANQSAKPLIFNPYFGYQLVQGYQQRDQLEYHGIAHLTELYRTGHMKTYFNMLDPIGGMPILLDREELLLFMERCRNGVGDKQQIIRELRGYIHGELEEIYLGVKFDIGMGISALEANPSVLLPKSRMPNFGILGGIPKERKARSVVFDESFEPIEHGVLGPLEEIIQTIEQEIKHLEKFIQDVVGTLDVLFDRDKELAGSIRSAQMVTGGSR; from the coding sequence TTGACTAAAGACAATTTAAGCCTATATAGCAGTGAATCATTTAAAATTGGTCATCCATCCGGAATGGACGGTTTAGCTATTCATATCCAGGTCCCTGAGAGGAATATAGATCAAGTTTTCTATATTTTCCGCGGAACCCATGACGGTAAAGACATTTATTACAACACTACCGGAATTGCTGCAGCAACTAACACTTCACAACTTATTCATGCAGAGGAATTCTTTAAACAAGTAAGCAGTGAAATTGAGAAGAAGGGTTCTAATCCATTAATTTTTGGAGATGGTCATTCATTAGGCGGCCACATTGTTGTTAATCTTGCGTTGAAGGTTAATACTAATTATAAACATCAACAATTTGTTAATGTTCGTGGCTTGAATGATGCGCCTTTAAACGTTTACGCCATGTATCAATTCGATGAAGTTTTTGAGAGACATCTTAGAAACCGCTTAGGAATAGCTAGACCTTCTAAACTCCCAGAAAAAGACCTAATCCAATACACCAAAGAGTACTACAACGAACCTGCCCAAATCATTGAACATGTTCGTGTCAAAGGGGAGCCTCTGTATGCTCAAGATTTCAGAGGTAAGCTTTACATAGGTTCGCAGATTCATTATTTGGGTGACTTGGACACGGAGGAATTCACGAATGTTGCGCAGTATCCTTTTTCCCATCTGACCTGGATGCCTTTTTTTAAGTTGCAGGAATTACGGTATAATGCTGGGGTTTCTTCATTTATTGAAGGGTTTGGGAATTTTGATAGGAAGATAGGGATGGAGAAAGCGAAAGAGATGTATGAGAGTCCGTTGGGGAGGTTCATTTTAGGAGTAAATATTGCAAAAGAAGCAAATCAGTCTGCAAAACCTTTAATATTTAACCCGTATTTTGGATATCAGCTGGTTCAAGGATACCAACAGCGTGACCAACTAGAGTATCATGGAATTGCACATCTAACCGAGCTATATCGAACAGGTCATATGAAGACATACTTCAATATGCTTGATCCAATTGGTGGTATGCCGATTCTCCTTGATAGGGAAGAATTGTTGCTATTCATGGAAAGATGCCGGAATGGTGTGGGGGATAAGCAGCAAATCATTCGGGAGTTAAGGGGCTATATCCATGGTGAACTGGAAGAAATCTATTTAGGAGTAAAGTTTGACATAGGAATGGGCATAAGTGCTTTGGAGGCAAATCCGAGTGTACTACTCCCTAAAAGTAGGATGCCGAATTTTGGGATCCTGGGTGGGATTCCGAAAGAGCGAAAAGCCAGAAGTGTTGTGTTTGATGAGAGCTTCGAACCAATCGAGCATGGGGTGTTGGGGCCACTTGAAGAGATCATACAAACGATTGAACAGGAAATCAAGCATCTGGAGAAATTCATTCAAGATGTTGTGGGGACACTGGATGTTCTTTTTGATAGAGACAAGGAGCTAGCCGGTAGCATTCGTTCCGCGCAAATGGTGACAGGAGGAAGCAGATGA
- a CDS encoding GtrA family protein, which translates to MKRFLKFGTVGVFNTLITLLSFTSFYYIGINYLLAHVMGYALGVLNSFYWNKRWVFKDERKKTAIFYKFVAVNLVTLGIHTALLYQLVSNAGLQPVLANLLATGASLLINYFLNSRWTFHQQQVG; encoded by the coding sequence ATGAAGCGATTCCTTAAATTCGGGACGGTTGGGGTTTTCAACACGTTGATAACGTTACTTAGTTTTACGTCCTTTTATTATATTGGCATAAATTATTTACTGGCACATGTGATGGGGTATGCCCTTGGGGTGTTGAACAGTTTTTACTGGAATAAAAGATGGGTCTTCAAGGATGAGAGGAAAAAAACAGCAATTTTTTATAAATTTGTTGCGGTAAATCTGGTGACACTTGGCATTCATACCGCACTATTATACCAATTGGTTAGTAATGCCGGTCTTCAACCTGTACTAGCAAACCTTTTGGCAACAGGTGCAAGTTTATTGATTAATTATTTCTTAAATTCAAGATGGACGTTCCATCAACAGCAAGTAGGATAA
- a CDS encoding nuclease-related domain-containing protein, whose amino-acid sequence MLYKSRTMSRELRVYQYLNSRVKLSEKERKHLYNLRKGYEGEVQFDNLTVTLQSECLILNDLLLLQNRNTFQIDTLIIAPDTVYLFEIKNFDGDYFYDSDRLYTRIPPQSEVTNPLIQLNRTESLLRQLLQNLGCNLPIQALIVFINPKFTLYQAPINKPFLFPGQIDRYLQRFQFNSPKLNNNHNILANQLSSLHIQEAPFHLPPNYQFHELRKGSTCIKCGAYEMSVIATKCRCNSCGEKEISESLIMRNVRELTMLFPEKKITTSNIFEWCGEVLPKRTISRALKRHMQCKGKKQLRHYEF is encoded by the coding sequence ATGTTATATAAATCTCGAACCATGTCACGTGAATTGCGGGTTTACCAGTACTTAAATTCTCGAGTTAAGTTATCAGAAAAGGAGAGGAAGCACCTATACAACCTCCGTAAAGGATATGAAGGGGAAGTACAATTTGATAATTTAACCGTCACCCTTCAGTCTGAATGTCTCATTCTCAACGATCTGCTTCTACTGCAAAATAGAAATACCTTTCAAATAGACACTTTAATTATTGCCCCTGACACTGTTTATCTATTTGAAATCAAGAACTTTGATGGTGACTATTTCTACGATTCAGACCGCTTATACACTCGAATTCCTCCGCAATCAGAGGTAACCAATCCTTTAATCCAACTAAACAGGACTGAATCTTTGTTACGTCAGCTTCTCCAAAACCTCGGCTGCAACCTACCTATCCAAGCATTAATCGTTTTCATCAACCCTAAATTCACCCTATACCAAGCACCCATCAATAAGCCTTTTCTTTTTCCTGGCCAAATTGATAGATACCTACAGCGATTCCAATTTAACTCTCCAAAATTGAACAATAACCACAATATATTAGCCAATCAGCTTAGCTCCCTTCATATTCAAGAAGCACCCTTTCATCTCCCTCCAAACTACCAATTTCATGAACTTAGAAAAGGAAGTACTTGTATAAAGTGTGGAGCATATGAGATGAGTGTTATTGCAACTAAATGTAGATGCAATAGTTGTGGGGAGAAAGAAATATCGGAATCCCTCATTATGAGAAACGTGAGAGAACTTACCATGTTGTTCCCAGAAAAGAAAATTACCACGAGTAATATTTTTGAGTGGTGTGGTGAAGTGTTACCAAAGCGGACGATAAGTCGAGCCTTAAAGAGACATATGCAATGTAAAGGAAAGAAACAATTGCGTCACTATGAATTTTAA